The genomic interval CTTTGCCCCCGCGCCTGGCTTTGTTTCACCATTTCCAGCTTGAGGGGGTGGTTTCCGTGGAAACGGATTTGAATTTCAAGCCAATTTAagaccagagagagagagagcgagagagagagagcaagcgagagagagagagagacagacagacagagagagagaaatgaggGGTGGGTGAGAGGGGGTGTGAGCCAAAAGCGTTTCCAGGAATTACTTGAGGTAGTCATGCTACAAGCGAGGCAGCTTTGTGTCTCTATTTATTATGAGGAACAAAAAGGGTTAACAGTTAAATAACTCATTATGCATTGTTCGGGGTCACGTTTTGGATTCTAAAGGACTATTCCTGCCGTTTTCAAATtggctctgtggaaaagttacgacaaattaatatcttacctgctgcagataggtTCTGGAAAGGTCTCGTTTCAAAGAAACAGAGCGGGGTCAaaaccatcttaaaacaactccagtctcaaaaatgttttaacagttCATGATAAACAGTTCAGATGTTTACACTGCCATTGGTTTTGCAATACATGGATATTTACATGAAATTcagtggttatttgcaaactgTAACTCTTCCTGTGAAGCCTTGGATCAACTCCGGCAGGAATCCTACATTATTTTTGCCataataaccatgtaatgcaaaattagcaacaatgtaaaggtttatataaCAAAGTTTACATGAAACCCAATGAAGCATTGAAGATTGGAGCTGGTCTAAGGTGATAGTCTGGTGgtttttgaagtgaggtttcTGTCTAGTATGAGCGACaacatcagtcacagaacacggagtataaaaagaaaaggttaagCTGATGGCTCGACAAACCGGGGGCCCCTTTTATATTGTTtctcaggcttataaaacaactctttccaAGAAAAATGTCATATTGTGTGAAAAAAGCTGACTATTcctttaagatggcagccatcTATCTTGGAAGTTGGTCCATTCAGACTTAACTGTTAGCATGTCAGCATGATCCAAGTGGATccacttccaaagcagattACTACAGTTCAATGCAAACTATTATTTACAACTTAACATCTTGGTTAGTTTCAAATCACACATTTCTCTctacaaaaaaatctgatgtttcagCAGGAAGTGCCTCAATCAGTCAGGAAAACCTATACAATTTGATGGAAATAACCATGTATTGTGAAACTGACAAGTGCTTGGATGCATGGCTAAAATCTTTTGGGATTGGAGTCGTTTTGAGACAGTCCTCCTTGGGCTTGACCTCGGCtggattagccattagctcgtccgTCCCCTCAGGCTAAAACTCCGTTTCTCCAGCTTCAAAAAGTCTCGACAGCTGGCACATTACTACCGCTTCATAACGTTTCAAAATGTCTGTAATGTCCCTTTagacaaaatgtgaaagaaaacaggacaCATTTGATCGTTGCTTGTCGCCATggtcattatttaaaaacacatcaaaaaataatctccttttttctctctctctctctcttttccatTTACTTGACAAACAGTTACCAAGGAAATTTTATTCTTCAGAAGTTTGGTCCTTATAAATATGCATTAtatacaaaataatattataaaacatataaagaacagtgtcatatttaaattaaactctggaaataatcatttaaaaaaaacattacattattGGTTCTTCTGCTTTTGAGATTCATTATAGGCAGGCAGTGGTGTGACAatctttttcttccttgtttAGGTTTTCTCTGTTCagttcaaaaaacaacaaaaaaacgccaaaaaaacaaaaacaaaacaactttccTATGCGCACGTTCTCCTGGATCGTCCTGGCACTGGACTGACTATTACTGGACTCCTGTGGTTTTCTCCTCTTGAAATCCCCgttaattaaaaaagtatttcccctctcctgctgctttttattttatttcatgttccccttccttttcttcttgtaGTGCAAATGAACCAAGAACAGACAAGGGCACAAATTTAGCTTCAACCTTCCCCCCTCTTTTAAGGCTTCGAGTGAATTTTGGGCTGCATACGATCTCCACCCTTCACGCCGACAACACCAACCGACACATGATTGACAGCCGAAGATTACTTTTGGATATTCATAGGTTTCTTTCAGTGTTGCCGAAGTTGGATTGTGACAGCGGGCGAGGTCACTCCTTTCGACCCTGAGTCTTGCATAGCAGGCAAAGCTGGCAGGAGTGAGTGTTGGGGACGTGTGTGGATAAAGGGGTGGGGGCTGGGGAATGATTTGGAAGGGGTCAAATCTTAGGCACTGTTTTTACTGATTGGTTGGCTCTCAAAGTCATCGTGATTATCAAACAAGGCCGGGTCAGACACGAGGGGCAAGTAATCCGCCTTCGCCTCCATCGACTGTCCAAGTTGGCCGAGTTTACGGGCGAGCGGTTCGCCGACGCTGTGTCGGCGGCCTCGCCGGTCCGTCTGACCATCATCGCAACTGGAAAAGGTCCTTCACTGTACACGCTTTGCATACAAACGTCCGGTCAACGTAAAATTGATCAGTTCCcgtcctttttttctgtccttttttatttctttttccccagAGCAGAAGATTCTGCTCTCTCCAGTTCTTGAAGCGTTCCAGAGCAAACCTCCAGTCTCTTTTCAGCATTTGTAAACAATCCAGAATATTATATTCTGCCTCGGTTGTGTTCCGGTCCTCCGTTCACACCTTCCCTGACCACCTTGCAGTCTATACCTGTGGAAGGggggggaggaaaaagaaagagggaaaaaattggagtcaaaccaaatgcaaagaaaataacctgcaaacaaaggaaaacaacacCAAATTTCCCAAGCACTGTTTCAGCTTTAATAGCTCATAAGTTACGCCTGTTATATTAAACTTGGAATTAAGAATACCAATAAAGAATTCGACTAAACACCTCCACTGTGAATCATAGGTCCTTTGAGACCGAGCAGAGCCAAACATATGTAAGAAATCATTAGAAATTCGGATTTTACGTCACCTTATGGCCAAGATAAAGAATAGTCAGCATAACTTACAGAAACTAATAAAGAACATAAAATGGGATTTACCCATTTTAGGtataaataacagaataaaacctgTCTATAAATAGCAACATCCCTTCTGGGGAAAAGCACAGTTGGGAAGACGTATCACATCGGAAACAAATTATCCAAGGAAATGCAGATAAAGGTggttctcgtttttttttttgttggcttaCCTCAGTTGCTATGACGCattccctcctctcctctgctaTAACAAATACCGACTGGTACATAGAGTCTCTCGAGGAACATATCGTAGATATCCTACACTCTGGCTTttcactgcaaacacaaattCCACATTGGTCAATGCAAGCTAACATCACACAGAAGAGCTATGCACTGCATGTGTACACATGGAAGTGGAgatgtgaaaacaacaaaaaaggtgaaGCAAGTTAAAAGATTTTCCAAGCTTGTAAAACTGAACTGGAGGGTTCAGTCAAACCAGTTATGGCAATGAATGCCTCTCGTTAACATTCCTACCCTGTGGGGCTTCACTTATACTGGCATAAACGTAGGAGACAAGTGGAAATTTCGAAATACTGAAGTAAACAGGATCACAACAAGAGTGAGAGGCAATATGGAAGCTCTTCTTACCTGTACATTCTACTCAAAGGCATTTTATCTTCTAAACACTTGTCATAAATAAGACTTTTATCCTCTTGCGACTTTTCGTCCGTGAACTCTTTCGATTTAGAGTTGTAAAAGTCCAAGTGATAGTTTTTATGGATAAAGTTCAACTTCTCCATATCGCAGTCCACCTCCAGGCTGAGTTTCTGGTTGGTGTTTTTCAGCTGGGATGTCGGGATCAAGTTATCCCCCTGAACTTTGGATAAATTGTTCATGGTCTTGGTTTCTCCCCGTTGCCGCCGCGCCTGCCTGTGGATGTGCCGCAGAGCCAGGCCCACCATAcacagcagcaccagcagcgcCACCAGGCCCACGGCCAGGGAGACAGCCGCCCACTGGAAGCCGTCGTCCCCGGGGGGGCTGAAGGTGGCAAAGGACTCGCATCGGCGCCCGGTGAAGCCGGATGGGCAGACACAGGTCGCCGGAGGCTTGCCTGGCCCGCCGCCTCCGCTGCAAATGCCTCCGTTGAGGCAGGGTCGAAGGGAACACTCGTCCAGGATCCTGTCGCAGTTGCGTCCTCCGTACCCCGCCGGGCAAGTGCAGAAGTAGTCGTTTATCCGGTCTTGGCAGGTGCCCCCGTTGAGGCAGGGGCTGCCGGCGCATTCGTTGATGTTGATCTCGCAGCGCTGTCCGGTGAATCCCGCTCGGCAGCTACAAACGCGCATGCTTCCTTGGAGCAGACACAGGCCACCTGCAGGGGGAGGAGATGGACAGTGAGCATCGACAAACGCAGCGAATCGTTTCGGGACATTTCCGAATTGGAGGGAACACGAGCCCGATGAAACCTCCCATGAGGCCCGTTGAGTTCACACATCTCCATCGAGTCCAGCGTGACCGCAACACTGTGTTTTGTTCTCCCAACACAGAACAATTCCACAGCCCTCAGTGTTTATAGGACGGCAAAAACCCACACTGCGCTTGGATATTTGTCCCCTCTCATCAACAACTGCGGCGAGCTGCGGCGGCATTTACAGGCTGCCGCTCGGAGTTGCCGAATGTTTACACGGAGGACAATAGACACCAAGTTCCCAACGATTCCTGTTGTTCCGCACTGCTTCCAGTTGCAGGAATTTAAAAAGGACGGGAGGGGGGAATGAGGGGAAGTTCAGAGAGGAATAGAGcaggtgggggtggagggtgaAAAACAGGAGAGGAAGGCCGTACCATTAGCGCAGGGAAGCGACGTGCACTTGTCCATCCTCTTCTCACAGTTAAGTCCGGTGTAACCCGGGGGACACTCGCACATGTAGCTGCGGCCATTATCCTTCTCCCAGCATTTACCGCCGTGGAAACACGGCGAGTCGGCGCAGGTCAGCAGGCCGTGTTCGCAGTGGGAGCCCTCGAAACCTTTGAGACACGTGCACGTGTAGCCGCTCTCCAAGTTCTTTGGAAAAGCGGAGGCAGAAAGTGAGCCACTAAGAGGAAAAAACGAAACATCCGACGGTACGTATCGTAGCGCGGAGCCTGTCTGCTTACTGTGCATATCCCTCCGTTCCTGCAGGGATTGCTGTCGCACTCCTGCATCTCCAGCTCACAGTTAACCCCCGTGAATCCGGGCAGGCAAGTGCACGTGTAGCTCCCTTGGCCCGTGTTCATGCAGGTGGCGCCGTTTAAACAGGGACGGTGATGAGTGCAGAAGTTCAGATCTAGAGGCAGAGAAGAGGGTTTGTTTACAGGGTGCCCGAagggaacttaaaaaaaagaaaaaagaaaaaaaagaagagctctCTGCTTCGGAGGTGTGCGCAAAGCTACGACCGCACTCCGGAGGAAACCTAATTTACTAATGCTTTCAAGgtaattcaaatgaaaacagtgCACAGGTAATACGAGAGGCCCTGTTTGAGAAAGGAACAGCAGCAGTGGTCCAAGTGGTGTGGTGTACCTTGGTCACATAATAGGCCTCCCCAGCCCTCCTGGCAGTTGCACTGCCACGGCAGCTGGCAGGTACCGTGCTTGCAGGCCGGGTACTTCTTACACTCCTCGCAGAACGTGCCCTGCCAGCCCTCTCTGCATCTGAAAAGTGACAACATGGGTTTCATGATTACTCGCGTTTTCTTCCCCCCTGCTTGCGTAGATTTAGTCAGAAACACgcaaatatttcagcttttttccccctgtgtGAGCGTCTCCTGACGTGGATTGAATAAAATGGCAGCCAGCCGTGCCTTAAAgtcttaaaatatttgaattacCAGCGATAATTTAAGGAAATCAGTGATTGGTCATGCAACATTAGCAGCGGCCCCAGTGTAGTTAAAGACAAGTATTACATGAtactttattgtcattacagaaatctaaataaacatgaagacaagTTAAATCTTGCACCAACCGAGGTAGTTTAAGTTTCTGCAAATATGGCATGAGATCTAATAAAATCTTAagataaacaatttaaaaaattgcttttttttcgcAGTGCTTCTTTAAATTTCTTGTGAAGATCAACTTTATGAGCCCAATGAGCCCCGAAAGTAGGTTTTGTTTGGTATCTCGAGGATTTACCCCCCCCAATGTGGGTCAGtgtatgtgctgtaaatgatGGATTTAAGTCCAAAACGAGGGCACACTGGACTTCACGAGGAATTTCTCccagcgagtgtgtgtgtgtgtgtgtgtgaattattcTTGAGCGAGGGAGTGAATGAATGAGACGAGGTAGTGACAGGAAGGAGAGAAGTCACTGAGTGATGCAGGGAAACCGGAGAGAGCGCCAACTGAAAtttatgctgatttttttttttttttttctaaactccCGCCTCGCCTAATGGGTTACACAAACACGGCGAGGCCGCGTTCCTGTCGGTAAGAAGACTTTCCACACGAAGGCAGCCCTCTTTCTCGTTTGCTCCTTCATGGATACGCAGCAGCCAACAAGTATTTCAACACCTAATTGTCAGTGATACTTACACACACTCCCCGGGTTGGGAGCAGTTCCCGTTCCTCTCGCTGCAACCTTCAAGACAAATGGCtgcaacagaaagaaacagacataGATAAGTCCTTTCGCCGCCAGTgtcacttctttttaaaaacgttcaaactgttaaaaatagCATTGTGCGAAAAATGGCAGCTAATCCATTAATGCTCCGTAATAACAACCGAGCCTAGagggctttttattttcttgaaataGCCACTTCTGAGCGGGAGTGCTGCAGCACACGAGGCCTTAAAGTGTCTCAACTTCAGTCATTTGAGCCGAACCTGTCAGCCACACCCCCCAGCTGCTCCCTGAGAGGAGGTGatggaggtgaggaggaggcgGTTTGTCCAGGTTTTAAGTGTACCGGTCCCGCATGACACTGATTCTCAGGACAACATATCAGGCCGCACTGACAGTAAGCGGCCGCTTTAGTCCAGGAACAGATGCTCGCTCTCAATAGCAGACAGCTGTCGCCATTGTTGTTTGTGGTCCGCCGCAACCATATTTGCAGCTGCTACCGCCGCGCGCCCAACAATGGCAGGGGGCTAAGAAACGTCGGTGGCGCGTGGCGGATAATAATGCCGCGATTAACCTTGGCGCGTGCAGCCGCCCGGACTCCTGTCGGTGCCCGCGCACCTCGCGCCCCCCTCCTCTTAGCCCCCCTGTGGATTAGGTTACCGGGCACGCGCGTCCTCGAAAAgggaaaaatgtgattttgctCGCCCCAAATTACATGTTCACATTTAACTGCTGGTTGTCTCAGAGCACAGTGCAGCCAGATATTAAAGTGAACAAAGTAAGTAAGTTAGCTTAAATTTGTTCAAGGATTTATTAGCATAAACTTTAATGTCATAGTTGGCATAAAATGGGGTGAATGTTAACTTCCGGGAACTAAAATGAATACTGACAGGCTAACTTAGCATGCTGGGTTAGCTTAATTTGTTCAAGGATTAATTAGCATCAACCTGAATGTCGTAGTTGCGTTACACTGTTGACctttgaactaaaataaattcttgttgtgttatttgtttaaGGAATATTTAGCATAAACTTTAATGTCAGATTTTGAGCTAGACTGGGGTAAATCTTCACCTCTGTGAACTAAAATGAATACCGACTGCTTGTTGTGTTATGGTCTTCGTGTCAGGATTAATTAGCAGAAACTTCGATGCCGCGgctgagctgaactgaaaatgtACAACGTacgtttctgaaaaaaaaaaaaaaagaaagtgcttTAAAAGAGCTTCAAAGCTGCGCCACCAAAAATGTGTCCACTGAACGCAAAACGACCGGGCTCGTTCAGATTTATGTGTGGGAGTGTGGGAGCCACTGGAAATTATGGCGTCTGAAAGATGCCCAATCTGTCTTTTGCGTGTATATTTTCTGTAGTCACCGGCGATTGATGCGTGTATAATTGCAACACGTGAGCCCATCTGGTTAGAATTTGGCGCCACGGTCAAAATAGCAACGTGCCAGTTCCTCTCTCACCACCATGTGACACGGATGACAGATCCTCCATCACCCATGTGGTCACAAATCCAGCACATGGTAACTATTACTCTCACGGTGCCTCCTTCCAATCTACGCTTTGATTAATTGGTGTTTTGTGAGAGGGGCCCTTTGGTATATTGTTGAGCCAAATGGCATTGAGCCGCATTTCAAAGCCTTCCAGATCAGGGGAGCGTCGGTCTCTGATTCGGCCAAGTGGGTTTGCACGAGTATGATGTTGTCATTCCGCGCTGTCTGAGTGGTCACAAACCCACAACCAATTACACGACAGCATTATACGACCTTATGAGGCGGATATCACCAAAGCTGCCTCTCAGACTTTAGGATATCATTATGTTGCATTTAAATACACAGCTGAAGCTGTAATGATTATGCCACAGATATCTTTAACTCCTCCTTTCAGGTACAACTCATGATAATGGGAAAAGGCCATACACAGTTATGgagacaaacttttttttttctttcctgtggtAAGAAGCATCCTCTAACTCCTCCTTGATCTCGGACTTAGAACGAGTTCCAAGACAGCGGCAAGGGCCGACGTGACACAAATGACCCTCCCAGGCGCGAGAGCACAAAACTCTTCGGCGAGTTGCTTACGTTCTTCACAGTATATCCCTTTCCAGCCGGGAAGGCAGGACAGCTGCCCGTCTCGGGTGCACGTGTAGTGGCCGAAGCGGTCGTCCCGGGGCGTGCACTTTTTGGAGCAGCTGTCGCCGTAGTAGCTCTCGTTGCAGACGAAGCGGTAGGAGTACTTCAGCTCTGTGTGCTCTCGGGTCTGCGTGTCCTGGGACCAGTCGGTTCCTACGCCCAGCTGTCTTTGGATGGCAAAAAAGCTAATCATAAAGTCTGGGTTGTCGGTATCTggaaaagaggagagagagaaagagaaaaaaatgaaacataaaataaaggaaGTCAGAACGGATGCAGGactgattgtgttttgttttgtttttttaatctcaacAAGTTGATCATAAATGTCTCGTGGGTTCAAAAGCTGCCCAGAAACCGAGCTGCATCCCTTCAACCCCGTGCAGCAGCTATAGAATGAAAGATTGACTTGGGTTTGAGGGTTTCCTCTTTCTTCATCAGCGAAAAACATTCCCAGGCCCGGCTCCCCTTCTTCCAAAGGGCACAACAGAGTAAGGTGTAAAATACAGGAAGACGTAGTCAGGGGCTTTTGGCAGG from Kryptolebias marmoratus isolate JLee-2015 linkage group LG19, ASM164957v2, whole genome shotgun sequence carries:
- the dll4 gene encoding delta-like protein 4, which produces MAAWFTFTVAFSTTLISQVFGSGVFELDLHEFTNHGGLLASGHACAPSCRTYFKICLKNYQAVVSPGDCIFGSAVTPVLEANSFGAGDAGTLQRPIRIPVKFGWPGSFSLIIEAWHLPYGNLPVDTDNPDFMISFFAIQRQLGVGTDWSQDTQTREHTELKYSYRFVCNESYYGDSCSKKCTPRDDRFGHYTCTRDGQLSCLPGWKGIYCEEPICLEGCSERNGNCSQPGECVCREGWQGTFCEECKKYPACKHGTCQLPWQCNCQEGWGGLLCDQDLNFCTHHRPCLNGATCMNTGQGSYTCTCLPGFTGVNCELEMQECDSNPCRNGGICTNLESGYTCTCLKGFEGSHCEHGLLTCADSPCFHGGKCWEKDNGRSYMCECPPGYTGLNCEKRMDKCTSLPCANGGLCLLQGSMRVCSCRAGFTGQRCEININECAGSPCLNGGTCQDRINDYFCTCPAGYGGRNCDRILDECSLRPCLNGGICSGGGGPGKPPATCVCPSGFTGRRCESFATFSPPGDDGFQWAAVSLAVGLVALLVLLCMVGLALRHIHRQARRQRGETKTMNNLSKVQGDNLIPTSQLKNTNQKLSLEVDCDMEKLNFIHKNYHLDFYNSKSKEFTDEKSQEDKSLIYDKCLEDKMPLSRMYSEKPECRISTICSSRDSMYQSVFVIAEERRECVIATEV